In Streptomyces sp. NBC_00704, a genomic segment contains:
- a CDS encoding sugar phosphate isomerase/epimerase family protein, which translates to MALLRGSRLFFAHHHLTGAAWGQHALHPFPERAAAVAAVGSTGIGFDAQELTQLVGAHSAGWVRDVLDGHGLHIGELEVLTWWWGTRDDADASRPMAEAMFALADEFGIGRLKASAVFLQLSDRPPLETLAERFATLCDRAAEHGLRIALEPVAAFPHFGYADAAQIVLDADRPNGGVEIDAWHFFRDPTGFAALDRLDGRHITGLELCDGVAEPRVSLMEDSADGRLLPGAGSFDLPRLLGEIDRKRPDVDLSVEVLSAPMRTLSPAENTKQTVEAVDALLDRR; encoded by the coding sequence GTGGCCCTTCTGCGCGGAAGCCGTCTCTTCTTCGCCCACCACCATCTGACCGGAGCGGCCTGGGGGCAGCACGCCCTCCACCCCTTCCCCGAACGGGCCGCCGCCGTGGCCGCCGTCGGCTCCACCGGCATCGGCTTCGACGCGCAAGAACTCACCCAGCTGGTCGGCGCCCACTCCGCCGGCTGGGTCCGCGACGTACTCGACGGCCACGGCCTGCACATCGGCGAACTCGAGGTGCTGACCTGGTGGTGGGGCACCCGGGACGACGCCGACGCCTCCCGGCCGATGGCGGAGGCGATGTTCGCGCTGGCCGACGAGTTCGGCATCGGCCGCCTCAAGGCGTCCGCGGTGTTCCTGCAACTGTCCGACCGGCCCCCGCTGGAGACGCTCGCCGAGCGGTTCGCCACCCTCTGCGACCGGGCGGCCGAGCACGGACTGCGCATCGCCCTCGAACCGGTCGCCGCCTTCCCGCACTTCGGCTACGCGGACGCGGCACAGATCGTCCTGGACGCCGACCGGCCCAACGGCGGCGTGGAGATCGACGCCTGGCACTTCTTCCGGGACCCGACCGGCTTCGCCGCCCTGGACCGGCTGGACGGACGGCACATCACCGGACTCGAACTCTGCGACGGCGTCGCCGAACCGCGGGTGTCCCTCATGGAGGACTCCGCGGACGGCCGGCTCCTGCCCGGCGCCGGCAGCTTCGACCTGCCCCGGCTGCTCGGCGAGATCGACCGCAAGCGACCCGACGTCGACCTGTCGGTGGAGGTTCTCTCCGCACCGATGCGGACCCTTTCCCCGGCCGAGAACACCAAGCAGACGGTGGAGGCGGTCGACGCCTTGCTCGACCGGCGCTGA
- a CDS encoding O-methyltransferase yields the protein MTTLQNEKVSALLDRLYEDEKVKDADPIQKLIADGRPPEEIGHEALNEMFEDAYLPVHRDIGNLMYVLCRTRNVRTVVEFGTSFAVSTIYLAAGVKDNGGGKVIGTEVMPSKIEVADRNLAEAGLTEYVEIREGDALKTLADLEGPIDLLLLDAWKDDNLTVLKMLEPVLAPNALVLGDDVNLARWLWQPYLEHVNGPEYATVELPIGDGLVLSTRLS from the coding sequence ATGACGACACTGCAGAACGAGAAGGTCAGCGCACTGCTCGACCGCCTCTACGAGGACGAGAAGGTCAAGGACGCGGACCCCATCCAGAAGCTGATCGCCGACGGGCGGCCGCCGGAGGAGATCGGCCACGAGGCCCTCAACGAGATGTTCGAGGACGCCTACCTGCCGGTGCACCGGGACATCGGCAACCTGATGTACGTGCTGTGCCGGACGCGCAACGTGCGTACGGTGGTGGAGTTCGGCACCTCGTTCGCGGTGTCGACGATCTACCTGGCTGCCGGTGTGAAGGACAACGGCGGCGGCAAGGTGATCGGCACCGAGGTGATGCCGTCCAAGATCGAGGTCGCCGACCGCAACCTCGCGGAGGCCGGTCTCACCGAGTACGTCGAGATCCGCGAGGGCGACGCGCTGAAGACGCTGGCGGACCTCGAGGGCCCGATCGACCTGCTGCTGCTGGACGCGTGGAAGGACGACAACCTCACCGTCCTGAAGATGCTGGAGCCGGTCCTGGCCCCGAACGCCCTGGTGCTGGGCGACGACGTGAACCTCGCGCGCTGGCTGTGGCAGCCGTACCTGGAGCACGTCAACGGCCCCGAGTACGCCACCGTCGAACTGCCCATCGGTGACGGCCTGGTGCTGTCCACGCGTCTGTCCTGA
- a CDS encoding DUF3291 domain-containing protein, with protein MTASTHAAHLAQLNVATLRHPLDDPRTAPFVEMLDPVNAAADQASGFVWRFTGEGANDATGVRPAGENVIVNLTVWQTQEALWDFTYRSGHLEAMRRRREWFERHVEAHLVLWWVTPGHLPTVDEALERLADLRAHGPSPRAFTFASPHTAAEAEAAEHVRTTRPASAEAR; from the coding sequence ATGACCGCATCCACGCATGCCGCCCACCTCGCCCAACTCAACGTCGCCACGCTGCGCCACCCGCTCGACGACCCGCGCACCGCGCCGTTCGTCGAGATGCTCGACCCGGTCAACGCCGCGGCCGACCAGGCGTCCGGCTTCGTGTGGCGGTTCACGGGAGAGGGCGCGAACGACGCCACCGGCGTGCGTCCGGCGGGCGAGAACGTCATCGTCAACCTGACGGTGTGGCAGACCCAGGAAGCCCTGTGGGACTTCACCTACCGCAGCGGACACCTGGAGGCGATGCGGCGGCGCCGCGAATGGTTCGAGCGGCACGTCGAGGCGCATCTGGTGCTCTGGTGGGTCACGCCCGGTCATCTCCCCACGGTCGACGAGGCGTTGGAGCGCCTGGCGGACCTGCGGGCGCACGGGCCGTCTCCCCGCGCCTTCACCTTCGCCTCCCCCCACACCGCGGCCGAGGCCGAAGCCGCCGAGCACGTCCGGACGACGAGGCCCGCGTCCGCGGAAGCCCGCTGA
- a CDS encoding helix-turn-helix transcriptional regulator — MEDIEAIAALQDPVRRRLYEYVSGQGREVGRNEAAEATGIARTLAAHHLDRLTEAGLLESGSRRLTGRSGPGAGRPAKVYTRSRRERTVSLPARDYRTAAELLAEAAEQAGLDDGLRAAARRRGESLRGSAAPCDGLEDALELLAARGYEPHLEAADAPNIRAQEGCEGHGEGEAGEGPRPSEAAERVVRMRNCPFHAVAERFPPLVCGMNLALLEGLLGTDGAVRARMDARPGECCVVIEASKSDID, encoded by the coding sequence GTGGAGGACATCGAAGCGATCGCGGCGTTGCAGGATCCGGTCCGGCGTCGCCTGTACGAGTACGTGTCGGGGCAGGGCCGCGAGGTCGGCCGCAACGAGGCCGCCGAGGCGACCGGCATCGCGCGCACGCTCGCCGCACACCATCTCGACAGGCTGACGGAGGCGGGACTGCTGGAGAGCGGCAGCCGCCGCCTGACGGGCCGCTCGGGTCCGGGGGCGGGCCGTCCGGCCAAGGTGTACACGCGGTCGCGGCGCGAGCGGACGGTGTCGCTGCCCGCCCGCGACTACCGCACCGCCGCCGAACTGCTGGCCGAGGCCGCCGAGCAGGCCGGGCTGGACGACGGACTGCGGGCGGCCGCACGCCGCCGCGGCGAGTCGCTGCGGGGCTCGGCCGCGCCGTGCGACGGTCTCGAAGACGCCCTGGAACTGCTGGCCGCTCGCGGCTACGAACCGCACCTGGAAGCTGCCGACGCCCCGAACATCAGGGCCCAAGAGGGCTGCGAGGGCCACGGAGAGGGCGAGGCCGGCGAGGGGCCGCGGCCGTCGGAAGCGGCCGAGCGGGTCGTCCGCATGCGCAACTGCCCCTTCCACGCCGTCGCCGAACGCTTCCCGCCCCTGGTCTGCGGCATGAATCTCGCGCTGCTGGAAGGGCTGCTCGGCACGGACGGAGCAGTCCGGGCCCGTATGGACGCCAGGCCGGGCGAGTGCTGCGTGGTGATCGAGGCTTCTAAAAGCGATATCGATTGA
- a CDS encoding SpoIIE family protein phosphatase yields the protein MAAERDVPTAVVVVDPDGLVSGWSEEARLLLGWTAHDTVGRPLADLTVDPPPSGFPGGYGAGSDASGVVALRHLDGSRVEVLVTAHPLTGSDGALGHAVTVQRWGRRPVIADLAFEQCPFALGVYDPDLRFLWINASSGRVIAHSEEQLLGKRYREVLPEVDRTLFPERDDKPYTDKLSEVARTGEPARLMTVFRPRGSNYATAWATSIWPVRDAEGRVRAVANWGFDMSAEYWARQRLLILNEAGGGIGRTLDVIDTARELAATSVPRFVDHVGVDLFDEVMRGEEPPSVSAFAPGEAIGLSRAAQASVGDDTGPPPGPTARVTHPAGSVAARCVITGRSAVELAAEPGEGGEWAFGPGLAADPAHWPPGNPVIDESLAAEGLTGRITVPLRARGALLGVVTFSRSRRPEAFTADDLILAEELTAKAAVAIDNARRYSHERTTALTLQRSLLPQGLPNQEAVDVAFRYLPGGAGAEVGGDWFDVIPLSGARVALVVGDVVGHGLHASAGMGRLRTAVRTLADVDLPPDELLTHLDDLVLHLGGDLRPDGHFQPTGESGATCLYAVYDPVSRRLTVASAGHPLPLVIAPDGTATPVPVHPGPPLGIGGLPFESAELELPEGSLLALYTDGLLESRERDVDERVAELRRVLDHSATSLEALCDTVIDVMLPERRTDDAALLLARTHALARHHVADWEVSPDPGQVPLARKFAVEQVDAWGLEEAAFVTELVVSELVTNAIRYGEPPIRLRLIRDSSLICEVSDSSSTAPHLRRARAFDEGGRGLLLVAQLTQGWGARHTADGKTIWCAQALPQGRDATDG from the coding sequence ATGGCAGCCGAGCGGGACGTGCCCACTGCCGTCGTCGTGGTGGACCCGGACGGCTTGGTGAGCGGCTGGAGCGAGGAGGCCCGGCTGCTGCTCGGCTGGACGGCGCACGACACGGTCGGCCGCCCCCTGGCCGACCTCACGGTCGATCCTCCGCCGTCCGGCTTCCCCGGCGGCTACGGCGCCGGCTCCGACGCCTCCGGGGTCGTCGCCCTGCGTCACCTGGACGGTTCCCGGGTGGAGGTCCTGGTGACGGCCCACCCGTTGACCGGCTCCGACGGGGCGCTCGGCCACGCGGTGACCGTCCAGCGCTGGGGGCGTCGCCCGGTGATCGCCGATCTGGCCTTCGAGCAGTGCCCCTTCGCTCTGGGCGTCTACGACCCTGACCTGCGATTCCTCTGGATCAACGCGTCCTCGGGCCGGGTGATCGCGCACTCCGAGGAGCAGTTGCTCGGCAAGAGGTATCGCGAGGTGCTTCCCGAGGTGGACCGCACGCTGTTTCCGGAGCGGGACGACAAGCCGTACACCGACAAGCTGTCCGAAGTGGCGCGGACGGGCGAGCCCGCGCGCCTCATGACCGTGTTCCGGCCTCGCGGCAGCAACTACGCCACCGCCTGGGCCACCAGCATCTGGCCCGTGCGGGATGCCGAGGGCCGCGTCCGCGCCGTCGCCAACTGGGGCTTCGACATGAGCGCCGAGTACTGGGCTCGGCAGCGCCTGCTCATCCTGAACGAGGCCGGCGGCGGCATCGGCCGCACGCTCGACGTGATCGACACTGCCCGGGAGCTGGCCGCGACCTCGGTGCCGAGGTTCGTCGACCACGTCGGCGTGGATCTCTTCGACGAGGTGATGCGCGGCGAGGAACCGCCCTCCGTGTCCGCGTTCGCCCCGGGCGAAGCGATCGGGCTCAGCCGCGCCGCCCAGGCGAGCGTGGGGGACGACACCGGCCCGCCTCCCGGTCCCACGGCGCGGGTCACGCACCCGGCCGGTTCCGTCGCCGCCCGCTGCGTGATCACCGGCAGGTCTGCGGTCGAGCTCGCCGCCGAGCCGGGCGAGGGCGGCGAGTGGGCCTTCGGCCCCGGGCTCGCGGCCGATCCCGCCCACTGGCCGCCGGGCAATCCGGTGATCGACGAGTCCCTCGCCGCGGAAGGGCTGACCGGCCGGATCACCGTGCCGCTCCGGGCGCGCGGCGCGCTGCTCGGCGTCGTCACGTTCTCCCGCAGCCGACGGCCCGAGGCGTTCACCGCCGACGATCTGATCCTCGCCGAGGAGCTGACCGCCAAGGCGGCCGTCGCCATCGACAACGCGCGGCGGTACTCGCACGAGCGCACGACCGCGCTCACCCTGCAACGCAGCCTGCTGCCGCAGGGGTTGCCGAACCAGGAGGCCGTCGACGTGGCGTTCCGCTACCTGCCCGGCGGGGCCGGGGCGGAAGTGGGCGGCGACTGGTTCGACGTCATTCCGCTGTCCGGCGCACGCGTGGCTCTGGTCGTCGGCGATGTCGTCGGGCACGGTCTGCACGCCTCGGCCGGCATGGGCCGGCTGCGCACGGCGGTGCGCACCCTCGCCGACGTCGACCTGCCGCCGGACGAGCTGCTGACGCATCTGGACGACCTGGTCCTCCACCTCGGCGGCGACCTGCGGCCCGACGGCCACTTCCAGCCGACCGGCGAGTCCGGCGCCACCTGCCTGTACGCCGTCTACGACCCCGTCTCCCGCCGGCTCACCGTGGCGAGCGCCGGGCATCCGCTCCCCCTGGTCATCGCCCCGGACGGCACCGCCACCCCGGTACCGGTCCATCCGGGACCGCCGCTCGGCATCGGCGGGCTGCCGTTCGAGTCGGCCGAGCTGGAACTGCCCGAGGGCAGCCTCCTCGCCCTCTACACCGACGGGCTGCTGGAGAGCCGTGAGCGCGACGTCGACGAGCGCGTCGCCGAACTGCGGCGCGTCCTGGACCACTCGGCCACCTCGCTGGAGGCCCTGTGCGACACGGTGATCGACGTCATGCTTCCCGAGCGCCGCACCGACGACGCGGCCCTGCTGCTCGCGCGCACCCACGCGCTGGCTCGTCACCACGTCGCCGACTGGGAGGTGTCGCCGGACCCCGGACAGGTGCCGCTCGCCCGGAAGTTCGCCGTCGAGCAGGTGGACGCCTGGGGTCTGGAGGAGGCGGCGTTCGTCACCGAACTGGTCGTCAGCGAGCTGGTCACCAACGCCATCCGCTACGGCGAGCCGCCGATCAGGCTGCGGCTGATTCGCGACAGTTCCCTGATCTGCGAGGTCTCCGACTCCAGCAGCACCGCCCCGCACCTGCGCCGGGCCCGCGCCTTCGACGAGGGGGGCCGGGGCCTGCTGCTCGTCGCGCAGCTCACCCAGGGATGGGGCGCCCGGCACACCGCCGACGGCAAGACCATCTGGTGCGCGCAGGCCCTCCCCCAGGGCCGGGACGCCACTGACGGGTGA
- a CDS encoding winged helix-turn-helix transcriptional regulator codes for MSDEAEAATAGHPQRWQRDAWDIEPDSINLALRSLSPRTTGVIIREAFYGTRRFDDFERHCGISPSVLSARLRDLVADGILEKTRYRAPGARGRDEYRLTDKGRSLLPVLIALNDWAERWIVPDGAATTSLLHQECGSPVRTAVTCTSGHEITAPGQVVATPGPGARPAPAPRPPSASVSATGSESES; via the coding sequence GTGAGCGACGAAGCCGAAGCAGCGACGGCAGGCCATCCGCAGCGGTGGCAGCGGGACGCGTGGGACATCGAGCCCGACTCGATCAACCTCGCCCTGCGCTCCCTCAGCCCGCGGACCACCGGTGTGATCATCCGGGAGGCCTTCTACGGCACCCGCCGCTTCGACGACTTCGAGCGCCACTGCGGCATCAGCCCGAGCGTGCTGTCCGCCCGCCTGCGGGACCTCGTCGCCGACGGCATCCTGGAGAAGACCCGCTACCGGGCACCCGGCGCGCGCGGACGGGACGAGTACCGGCTCACCGACAAGGGGCGCAGTCTGCTGCCCGTCCTGATCGCCCTCAACGACTGGGCCGAGCGCTGGATCGTCCCGGACGGCGCCGCCACGACCTCCCTGCTCCACCAGGAGTGCGGCAGCCCGGTCCGCACGGCGGTGACCTGCACCTCCGGGCACGAGATCACCGCGCCGGGCCAGGTCGTGGCGACCCCGGGTCCGGGAGCGAGACCCGCGCCGGCGCCCAGGCCCCCGTCCGCCTCCGTGTCCGCGACCGGGTCCGAGTCCGAGTCGTAG
- a CDS encoding e9imm peptide: MTRADAVALVRRIMRGEYASDGEAADWLDRPDRGLACPSGHVADLVFWPPEGELSAGEVVDQALAYRPIAR; the protein is encoded by the coding sequence ATGACGCGCGCGGACGCGGTCGCGCTCGTGCGGCGGATCATGCGAGGGGAATACGCCTCGGACGGCGAGGCGGCCGACTGGCTGGACAGGCCCGACAGGGGTCTGGCGTGCCCGTCCGGTCATGTCGCCGACTTGGTCTTCTGGCCTCCGGAGGGCGAACTGTCCGCCGGTGAGGTGGTCGATCAGGCCCTCGCGTATCGGCCGATCGCCCGGTGA
- a CDS encoding dihydrofolate reductase family protein, whose protein sequence is MRKIIVCTFLTLDGVMQAPGGPDEDPESGFTHGGWQKPVDDDEVGAAIAGWYEQSDAMLLGRKTYEIFASYWPTADPGNPFTARMNGMDKYVASRTLTSVEWENSTLLEGDVVEAVRRLKASDGGDVNVVGSGDLAQTLMRNGLVDEFRITIHPVIIGTGKRLFADGAIPTALEPVSVSTTKGGTVVGVYRTNGEPSYDSY, encoded by the coding sequence ATGCGCAAGATCATCGTTTGCACGTTCCTGACGCTGGACGGCGTCATGCAGGCCCCCGGCGGTCCCGACGAGGACCCCGAGAGCGGCTTCACGCACGGGGGCTGGCAGAAGCCGGTGGACGACGACGAGGTCGGCGCGGCCATCGCCGGCTGGTACGAGCAGTCCGACGCGATGCTGCTCGGACGCAAGACGTACGAGATCTTCGCGTCCTACTGGCCGACCGCCGACCCGGGCAACCCGTTCACCGCGCGGATGAACGGCATGGACAAGTACGTGGCGTCCCGGACCCTGACGTCCGTCGAATGGGAGAACTCCACACTGCTCGAGGGCGACGTCGTCGAAGCGGTCCGCAGGCTCAAGGCGTCCGACGGGGGCGACGTCAACGTCGTCGGCAGCGGCGACCTCGCCCAGACCCTCATGCGCAACGGTCTCGTCGACGAGTTCCGGATCACCATCCACCCGGTGATCATCGGCACCGGCAAGCGGCTGTTCGCCGACGGGGCGATCCCCACGGCGCTGGAGCCGGTCAGCGTCTCCACGACGAAGGGCGGCACCGTCGTCGGCGTGTACCGGACCAACGGTGAACCGAGCTACGACAGTTATTAG
- a CDS encoding 2'-5' RNA ligase family protein produces MRTVEVLLDETADAAVREAWRRLAEAGLPSQARHRSPTNSPHLTLAACRELTAPIRWELADVAASLPLAVRFTGAVRFERPTSVLAWALDLDAPLAALHRRVWEAVTSDGGPQTLNPFHEPGRWSPHVTLGRTRRAGAFADRRIPGLLPAPPLSVRLITLRSYDTETGALEVLRPRP; encoded by the coding sequence GTGCGCACGGTCGAGGTTCTGCTGGACGAGACGGCGGACGCGGCTGTCCGGGAAGCCTGGCGGCGGCTCGCGGAAGCGGGTCTGCCCAGCCAGGCGCGCCACCGCTCCCCCACCAACAGTCCGCATCTCACCCTGGCCGCGTGCCGGGAGCTGACCGCCCCGATCCGCTGGGAACTCGCGGACGTGGCCGCCTCGTTGCCGCTGGCGGTGCGGTTCACCGGGGCGGTCAGATTCGAGCGGCCCACCTCGGTCCTGGCCTGGGCGCTGGACCTGGACGCCCCGCTGGCGGCCCTGCACCGCCGCGTGTGGGAGGCGGTCACCTCGGACGGCGGGCCGCAGACCCTCAACCCCTTCCACGAGCCGGGGCGCTGGAGCCCGCACGTCACGCTCGGCCGGACCCGGCGGGCGGGAGCCTTCGCCGACCGGCGGATCCCGGGGCTGCTGCCCGCGCCGCCCCTGTCGGTCCGGCTCATCACCTTGCGCAGCTACGACACCGAGACGGGCGCCCTGGAAGTCCTCCGGCCCCGTCCCTGA
- a CDS encoding SpoIIE family protein phosphatase, with translation MSSPARKGTRTVAGQMFLMQVTLVVLLVAFAVFALVLQSERHTNAEAKRRSIAVAQTFAHSPGVLSALRSPDPTKVLQPRTEAGRKSAGVDFVVVMNTKGIRYTHPLPDRIGKRFVGKIEPALRGQVYTESVHGPLGEEVQATVPIRDDRGQVVALVSAGLKVKNVTGLVERQIPIILTAGACALAAATAATVLVSRRLRRQTHSLGPNEMTRMYEHHDAVLHSVREGVLIVNDEGRLLLANDEAERLLELPPDAEGQLVSRMSYLEPEIMALLSSGREANDEVHPSGARLLVVNQRSTGRGAGPKGTVVTLRDSTELQAVSGRAEITGERLKLLYDAGLGIGTTLDVVQTADELARIAVPRFADFVTVDLADAVLHGEEPAATAKGMRRVAVCGIRDDHPLYEKDRLIDFLPSTPQARGYGTGRTELVADLSTATGWHLQDPARTEQIVDYGIHSLIAVPIQARGVMLGMVNFWRSGEHKPFEQDELSLAEELVARAAVSIDNARRYTREHALAVTLQRSLLPRGLPEQSALDVGYRYLPAQSGVSGDWFDVIPLPGSRVALVVGDVVGHGLHAAATMGRLRTAVHNFSTLDLPPDELLSHLDDLVGRIDQDEACTDEPAAVVGATCLYAIYDPTTLRCTMARAGHLAPAVADPDGNVTFPDLPPGPPLGLGGMPFQTAELDLAEGSQLALYTDGLVEDRTRDLDEGMELLRKALAGHPGRAPEDSCRAVLGSLLPENPTDDVALLIARTHALPPDRIAEWDVPPDPAAVASVRATASGKLDEWGLSELAFSTELVLSELVTNAVRYGCGPIHLRLVHDRTLICEVTDGSSTSPHLRYAATTDEGGRGLFLVSQLTERWGTRYTPQGKVIWAEQALPDH, from the coding sequence ATGAGTTCGCCGGCCCGCAAGGGCACGCGCACCGTCGCGGGCCAGATGTTCCTGATGCAGGTGACACTGGTGGTGCTGCTCGTGGCGTTCGCCGTCTTCGCGCTCGTCCTCCAGTCGGAGCGGCACACCAACGCCGAGGCCAAACGGAGATCCATAGCCGTCGCCCAGACCTTCGCGCACTCCCCCGGCGTGCTGTCCGCCCTGCGCTCGCCCGATCCGACGAAGGTCCTCCAGCCCCGGACGGAGGCCGGCCGCAAGTCGGCGGGCGTCGACTTCGTCGTCGTCATGAACACGAAGGGGATCCGGTACACCCATCCCCTGCCGGACCGGATCGGGAAGCGGTTCGTGGGAAAGATCGAGCCCGCGCTGCGGGGACAGGTCTACACCGAGAGCGTGCACGGTCCCCTCGGCGAGGAGGTCCAGGCCACCGTTCCCATCCGCGACGACCGCGGCCAGGTGGTCGCCCTCGTCTCCGCCGGGCTGAAGGTCAAGAACGTGACCGGCCTCGTCGAGCGGCAGATACCGATCATCCTGACGGCCGGAGCGTGCGCCCTCGCGGCGGCCACCGCCGCCACGGTGCTGGTGAGCCGGCGGCTGCGGCGCCAGACGCACAGCCTCGGGCCGAACGAGATGACCCGCATGTACGAGCACCACGACGCGGTGCTGCACTCCGTGCGCGAAGGGGTCCTCATCGTCAACGACGAGGGGCGACTGCTTCTCGCCAATGACGAGGCCGAGCGGCTGCTGGAACTGCCCCCGGACGCGGAGGGCCAGCTCGTGTCCCGGATGTCGTACCTCGAACCGGAGATCATGGCCCTGCTCAGCTCCGGCCGCGAGGCCAACGACGAGGTGCACCCGTCCGGGGCGCGGCTGCTTGTGGTCAACCAGAGGTCCACGGGGCGCGGTGCGGGCCCCAAGGGCACCGTGGTCACCCTGCGCGACTCGACCGAACTGCAGGCGGTGTCCGGCAGGGCCGAGATCACCGGTGAACGGCTGAAGCTGCTCTACGACGCCGGACTGGGCATCGGCACCACCCTCGACGTCGTGCAGACGGCCGACGAACTCGCCCGGATCGCCGTCCCCCGCTTCGCCGACTTCGTCACCGTGGACCTGGCCGACGCCGTGCTGCACGGCGAGGAGCCGGCCGCCACGGCGAAGGGCATGAGGCGGGTCGCCGTCTGCGGCATCCGCGACGATCACCCCCTCTACGAGAAGGACCGGCTGATCGACTTCCTGCCCTCCACGCCCCAGGCGCGCGGCTACGGCACCGGCCGCACCGAGTTGGTGGCCGACCTGTCCACCGCGACGGGCTGGCATCTGCAGGACCCCGCACGCACCGAACAGATCGTGGACTACGGCATCCACTCCCTCATCGCGGTGCCGATCCAGGCCCGCGGGGTCATGCTGGGCATGGTCAACTTCTGGCGCTCCGGCGAGCACAAGCCCTTCGAACAGGACGAGCTGTCCCTCGCGGAGGAACTCGTGGCCCGCGCCGCGGTCAGCATCGACAACGCCCGCCGGTACACGCGCGAGCACGCCCTGGCGGTCACCCTCCAGCGCAGCCTGCTGCCGCGGGGCCTGCCCGAGCAGAGCGCCCTCGACGTCGGCTACCGCTACCTGCCGGCGCAGTCGGGCGTGAGCGGGGACTGGTTCGACGTGATCCCCCTGCCGGGCAGTCGCGTGGCGCTGGTCGTCGGCGACGTGGTCGGCCACGGACTGCACGCCGCCGCGACCATGGGGCGGCTGCGCACCGCCGTGCACAACTTCTCCACGCTCGACCTGCCGCCGGACGAACTGCTGAGTCACCTGGACGACCTGGTCGGGCGCATCGACCAGGACGAGGCGTGCACGGACGAACCCGCCGCCGTCGTGGGCGCCACCTGCCTCTACGCGATCTACGACCCGACGACGCTGCGCTGCACGATGGCGCGGGCCGGGCATCTGGCTCCGGCGGTGGCCGATCCCGACGGCAACGTCACCTTCCCCGACCTGCCGCCGGGTCCGCCGCTGGGGCTGGGCGGCATGCCCTTCCAGACCGCCGAGCTGGACCTCGCCGAGGGCTCCCAGCTCGCGCTCTACACCGACGGTCTCGTCGAGGACCGCACCCGCGACCTGGACGAAGGGATGGAACTCCTGCGCAAGGCCCTGGCGGGACACCCCGGGCGCGCCCCGGAGGACAGCTGCCGGGCCGTCCTGGGCTCCCTGCTGCCCGAGAACCCCACCGACGACGTGGCTCTGCTCATCGCCCGCACCCATGCGCTGCCGCCGGACCGGATCGCCGAGTGGGACGTGCCGCCGGATCCCGCCGCCGTCGCCTCGGTGCGCGCCACCGCGAGCGGCAAGCTCGACGAGTGGGGCCTGTCCGAACTCGCCTTCAGCACGGAACTGGTGCTGAGCGAGCTGGTCACCAACGCCGTCCGCTACGGCTGCGGGCCCATACATCTGCGGCTCGTCCACGACCGCACCCTGATCTGCGAGGTCACCGACGGCAGCAGCACCTCGCCCCATCTGCGGTACGCGGCGACGACCGACGAAGGCGGCCGGGGCCTTTTCCTGGTGTCGCAGCTGACCGAACGCTGGGGAACCCGCTACACGCCCCAGGGCAAGGTCATCTGGGCCGAGCAGGCACTGCCGGACCACTGA
- a CDS encoding excalibur calcium-binding protein, whose product MSHRAPLAGIAAAIICISPLAGTAQAQDLDCRDFAFQEDAQAVFDQDPSDPDRLDEDQGPDDGIACEALPHRSSVGVATAVPRPVVTPTRGVQGGLGGATGTGPSGRDVGLGLGLTAGGLTAVGYMVLRRRRS is encoded by the coding sequence ATGTCGCACCGTGCTCCCCTCGCAGGCATAGCCGCCGCGATCATCTGCATCAGCCCACTGGCCGGGACCGCACAGGCCCAGGACCTCGACTGCCGTGACTTCGCCTTCCAGGAGGACGCCCAGGCGGTGTTCGACCAGGACCCCTCCGACCCCGACCGGCTCGACGAGGACCAGGGACCGGACGACGGGATCGCCTGCGAGGCCCTGCCCCACCGCTCCTCCGTCGGCGTTGCGACGGCCGTGCCCCGGCCCGTCGTCACACCCACGCGCGGCGTTCAGGGCGGACTCGGCGGAGCGACCGGCACGGGCCCCTCCGGCAGGGACGTCGGCCTCGGGCTCGGCCTCACCGCCGGCGGGCTGACGGCCGTCGGATACATGGTCCTGCGCCGCAGACGAAGCTGA
- a CDS encoding phage holin family protein has product MGELVQRASQQLTELVRGELRLAQAEMKEKGRHYGKGGGLFGGAGVVGFLTLEALVVTVIAALAVPLPVWAAALIVTAVLGVIAAVLAMRGKKEMDRAAPPAPEQTVENVKADVAEIKESAQR; this is encoded by the coding sequence GTGGGCGAGCTGGTGCAGCGAGCCTCACAGCAGCTGACCGAGCTGGTGCGGGGCGAACTGAGGCTGGCCCAGGCGGAGATGAAGGAGAAGGGCAGGCACTACGGAAAGGGCGGCGGCCTGTTCGGCGGCGCCGGCGTGGTCGGCTTCCTGACCTTGGAGGCGCTCGTCGTCACGGTGATCGCCGCGCTCGCGGTGCCGTTGCCGGTGTGGGCGGCGGCACTGATCGTCACCGCGGTGCTGGGTGTGATCGCCGCGGTGCTGGCCATGAGGGGAAAGAAGGAGATGGACCGCGCCGCGCCACCCGCGCCCGAGCAGACCGTCGAGAACGTCAAGGCCGATGTGGCCGAGATCAAGGAGAGTGCCCAGCGATGA